One part of the Pirellulales bacterium genome encodes these proteins:
- a CDS encoding YXWGXW repeat-containing protein yields MARFSWVALAMACVAIVAVGCSRSESKAGKPAKPPTASLAAPPTESPSPSSPIAPKHAPPSASEVALHDTVVPPLVPVSAVPAVAASEPAVATTPASTATAPLAPVVPPPIISQQPIEEPTLKPELMTPEPSPEHVWSPGDWDRTPDQWKWVAGHWDKAPFGNARWVGGYWKWETGKYVWMPGHWGTADPGMGMVVTKPVEIPPLPATPTPSYPASPLQPNYGWVPAHWDWTGYGWTFVPANWAPSPDPKATYISGHWKQGLFGQWRWIAGHWEVK; encoded by the coding sequence ATGGCGCGATTTTCTTGGGTTGCATTGGCAATGGCTTGTGTGGCAATCGTGGCGGTGGGATGTTCTCGAAGCGAATCGAAAGCCGGCAAGCCGGCCAAGCCGCCGACGGCAAGTTTGGCCGCCCCGCCAACCGAATCGCCCTCTCCGTCGTCGCCGATTGCGCCAAAACATGCCCCGCCTTCGGCCAGCGAGGTTGCGTTGCATGACACTGTCGTGCCGCCGCTTGTTCCCGTTTCGGCGGTGCCCGCTGTCGCCGCGAGTGAGCCAGCCGTCGCCACGACGCCGGCATCGACAGCGACTGCGCCTCTCGCACCGGTTGTGCCGCCACCGATTATCTCGCAGCAGCCGATCGAGGAGCCAACGCTCAAGCCGGAACTCATGACTCCCGAGCCATCGCCAGAGCACGTATGGAGTCCGGGCGACTGGGATCGCACGCCCGACCAGTGGAAATGGGTTGCTGGCCATTGGGATAAAGCCCCGTTCGGCAACGCGCGCTGGGTCGGCGGCTATTGGAAATGGGAGACTGGAAAGTACGTGTGGATGCCGGGTCATTGGGGCACTGCCGATCCAGGCATGGGCATGGTGGTCACGAAGCCGGTGGAGATTCCGCCGCTCCCAGCGACTCCGACGCCATCGTATCCGGCGTCTCCACTGCAACCGAATTACGGCTGGGTACCCGCACATTGGGACTGGACAGGCTACGGCTGGACCTTCGTTCCCGCGAATTGGGCTCCTTCGCCGGATCCAAAGGCGACCTACATTTCCGGCCACTGGAAGCAAGGCCTATTCGGCCAATGGCGCTGGATCGCTGGACATTGGGAGGTGAAGTGA